In Chloroflexota bacterium, a genomic segment contains:
- a CDS encoding YbaB/EbfC family nucleoid-associated protein — translation MRQVKELQAKMAKVQEELGKAEIEAGAGGGAVTVVVDGHQNVKSVKISPDAVDLEDISLLEDLVLAAVNEGIKKSRELAQSRLEAVTGGLNIPGLM, via the coding sequence ATGAGGCAGGTAAAGGAACTGCAGGCCAAGATGGCTAAAGTGCAAGAGGAACTGGGCAAGGCCGAAATAGAAGCTGGTGCTGGGGGCGGGGCGGTGACTGTGGTGGTTGACGGCCACCAGAACGTCAAATCGGTGAAGATATCTCCCGATGCCGTTGACCTGGAGGACATCAGCCTCCTGGAAGACCTGGTGCTTGCCGCAGTGAATGAGGGTATCAAGAAGTCCCGGGAACTGGCCCAGAGCCGTCTTGAGGCGGTGACTGGGGGGCTTAACATCCCGGGCCTGATGTAA
- the recR gene encoding recombination protein RecR yields the protein MAQLIEELHKLPGIGPKNAQRLAYFLLHAPEEQARALAEAIVAVKEKIIFCSVCQNVTEVDPCAVCQDEQRDRSKICIVEKPLDILPLERTRSYNGLYHVLHGSISPMQGVGPEDLKIRELLARLRDSSGQEIILATNPNLEGEATAMYLQRLITPLGIKITRLARGLPFGSNLEYADEVTLTRALEGRQEI from the coding sequence ATGGCTCAGTTGATTGAGGAGTTGCATAAACTGCCCGGTATTGGACCCAAGAATGCCCAGCGGTTGGCATATTTCCTGTTACATGCCCCTGAGGAGCAGGCCAGAGCTTTGGCTGAAGCTATTGTGGCGGTAAAAGAGAAGATCATCTTCTGCTCCGTTTGCCAGAACGTCACCGAAGTCGATCCCTGCGCTGTTTGCCAGGACGAGCAGCGTGACCGCAGTAAGATCTGCATCGTGGAAAAACCCCTGGACATCCTGCCGCTGGAGCGTACCCGTAGCTATAACGGTTTGTATCACGTCCTTCATGGTTCCATATCCCCTATGCAGGGGGTTGGGCCTGAGGACCTGAAAATCAGGGAGCTTTTGGCCCGTCTCCGGGATAGCTCGGGCCAGGAGATCATCCTGGCCACTAACCCCAATCTGGAAGGGGAAGCCACAGCAATGTATTTACAGCGTTTGATAACCCCCTTGGGGATAAAGATCACCCGCCTAGCCAGAGGGCTCCCCTTTGGCAGCAACCTGGAGTATGCTGACGAGGTCACCTTGACCCGCGCTCTGGAGGGAAGGCAAGAGATTTAA
- a CDS encoding amidohydrolase, whose protein sequence is MELLDVQAIDTMCRAGYAGIVTEKEWKEMWGMYEAQAAVKGTFGGVLKKMGIKPEDGWKVIASQYKASVEDMIKEMDAIGVEKVCVDQQMLWSRRHHTLATQFSVEQIAQLVEKGKGRVVGGASYNPWRIEESLKDVERGVREFGFKYVWFHPNSFGFKASDAKCYPLYAKCIELGIPCCFQTGQSAEPLPSEIGRPMYADEVAMDFPNLAMVLTHTGWPWIEEWVSMIWRHPNVFGNIGAYYPASLHPPTVDFMNGPIGRTKVVWGTNGFGLTRCKKEFVELQIRDDNKKRILRDNAIEIFKL, encoded by the coding sequence ATGGAGTTACTAGACGTCCAGGCAATCGACACCATGTGCCGCGCCGGATATGCCGGGATTGTGACCGAGAAGGAGTGGAAGGAGATGTGGGGGATGTATGAGGCGCAGGCAGCGGTCAAGGGCACCTTCGGAGGGGTGCTGAAGAAGATGGGAATAAAACCGGAGGATGGGTGGAAGGTGATCGCCTCTCAGTACAAAGCCTCCGTGGAAGACATGATCAAGGAGATGGACGCAATAGGGGTGGAGAAGGTTTGTGTAGACCAGCAGATGCTCTGGTCAAGGCGGCACCACACGCTGGCCACCCAATTCTCGGTGGAGCAAATTGCCCAACTGGTGGAAAAGGGCAAAGGCAGAGTCGTTGGTGGCGCTAGCTACAACCCCTGGCGCATTGAGGAGAGCCTGAAAGACGTGGAGAGAGGGGTGAGGGAGTTCGGTTTCAAGTATGTATGGTTCCACCCCAACAGCTTCGGCTTCAAGGCCAGCGATGCCAAGTGCTATCCCCTCTACGCCAAGTGTATTGAGTTAGGGATACCCTGCTGCTTCCAGACGGGGCAATCGGCCGAGCCGCTGCCCAGCGAAATAGGTCGGCCCATGTACGCTGATGAAGTAGCCATGGACTTCCCCAACCTGGCTATGGTGTTGACCCACACTGGCTGGCCCTGGATTGAGGAGTGGGTTTCCATGATCTGGAGACATCCCAATGTCTTTGGCAACATTGGCGCTTATTATCCTGCTTCCCTTCATCCACCGACTGTGGACTTCATGAACGGGCCTATAGGCCGAACCAAGGTTGTCTGGGGAACCAATGGCTTCGGGCTGACTCGCTGCAAGAAAGAGTTTGTGGAGCTACAGATAAGGGATGATAACAAGAAGAGGATCCTGCGGGACAACGCCATCGAGATTTTCAAGCTCTAG
- the recO gene encoding DNA repair protein RecO, with translation MAVTTPRLYDTEAVVLRKTDLGEADSVLTMYTPYLGKIRAVAKGVRRPKSKMGGHVEQLVHSQMLLARSKGLDIVSQSQAIESFLPLRDNLRLTSSALYVVELVDRFTAEGEENYPLFRLLVDTLNWLCRARHGDLILRCFELHLLEYLGYRPELQHCVICRSAIEPGSNYFSPDSGGVLCPRCRGGGLIAHPLSLNALKVLRFLQRNTYAEAERLRVFPEVSLELKLLMRKYIRYLLEREVKSADWLDRLDKEGYP, from the coding sequence ATTGCAGTGACTACTCCACGCCTCTATGACACCGAAGCGGTGGTTCTCCGGAAAACCGATCTAGGTGAAGCGGACAGCGTCCTCACCATGTACACTCCCTATCTGGGTAAGATCAGGGCAGTAGCTAAAGGAGTGCGGCGTCCCAAGAGTAAAATGGGTGGGCATGTGGAACAGCTTGTCCACAGCCAGATGTTGCTGGCTCGATCCAAGGGACTCGACATCGTTAGCCAAAGTCAAGCCATCGAGAGTTTCTTGCCTCTCCGTGACAATCTACGGCTTACTTCCTCCGCCCTCTACGTCGTCGAACTGGTTGATCGATTTACGGCTGAGGGAGAGGAGAACTATCCTCTCTTCCGGCTACTGGTAGACACATTGAACTGGCTGTGTCGAGCCCGCCACGGAGACCTGATTCTCCGCTGCTTTGAGCTACATTTGCTGGAATACCTGGGCTATCGGCCCGAACTTCAGCACTGCGTCATCTGTCGCTCCGCTATTGAACCCGGCAGCAACTATTTCAGTCCCGATAGCGGTGGAGTGCTTTGCCCCCGGTGTCGCGGCGGAGGGCTCATCGCCCATCCGCTTTCTCTCAATGCCCTGAAGGTTTTACGCTTTTTGCAGCGCAACACCTACGCTGAGGCTGAAAGGTTACGGGTGTTTCCCGAGGTCTCCCTGGAGCTAAAGCTACTTATGCGAAAATACATCCGATACCTTCTGGAGCGAGAGGTCAAATCGGCGGACTGGCTCGACAGGCTGGACAAAGAAGGCTACCCCTGA
- a CDS encoding DUF86 domain-containing protein: MSVAKDYTRLRHMLDFAQKAMQFTRGQARKDLDTDEVLALAAVHLVEIIGEAARNISPELRQRHPEIAWNLIIGTRDRLAHGYTEVNLDIIWAIVTQDLPPLIAQLQKMLETERNNANA; this comes from the coding sequence ATGTCAGTGGCTAAAGACTACACCCGGCTGCGCCATATGCTGGACTTTGCCCAAAAGGCAATGCAGTTCACCCGTGGGCAAGCTCGGAAGGACTTGGATACGGATGAGGTACTGGCACTGGCAGCGGTGCATTTGGTAGAGATCATTGGCGAAGCTGCCAGGAATATATCCCCCGAACTTCGGCAGCGACACCCCGAGATTGCGTGGAATCTGATTATCGGGACACGAGACCGTCTGGCTCACGGTTACACAGAGGTCAATTTGGATATCATCTGGGCTATTGTTACCCAGGACTTGCCTCCGCTTATCGCCCAGTTGCAGAAGATGCTGGAGACGGAGAGAAACAATGCCAACGCATAA
- a CDS encoding nucleotidyltransferase family protein, producing the protein MEARIHIPKDKLADFCGRHRIRRLSLFGSVLRDDFGLDSDIDVLVEFEPGYVPGFGFVRIRDELSEMLARNVDLRTPQDLSHYFREQVIREARALYVSG; encoded by the coding sequence ATGGAAGCCCGTATCCATATTCCAAAGGACAAGCTGGCCGATTTCTGCGGACGCCACCGTATACGTCGGCTGTCCCTCTTCGGCTCTGTGCTGCGCGATGATTTCGGGTTAGACAGCGATATAGACGTGCTGGTGGAATTTGAACCCGGATATGTGCCGGGGTTTGGTTTTGTGAGGATACGAGACGAGCTTTCTGAAATGCTGGCCCGAAACGTTGATTTGCGGACACCCCAGGACCTAAGTCATTACTTTCGTGAGCAGGTGATAAGGGAGGCCAGAGCACTCTATGTCAGTGGCTAA